A single Pseudomonas brassicacearum DNA region contains:
- the rseP gene encoding RIP metalloprotease RseP, which produces MSALYMIVGTLVALGVLVTFHEFGHFWVARRCGVKVLRFSVGFGMPLLRWHDKKGTEFVVAAIPLGGYVKMLDEREGEVPADQLDQSFNRKTVRQRIAIVAAGPIANFLLAMVFFWGLAMLGSEQVRPVIGAVESGSIAARAGLGAGQEIVAIDGEPTTGWAAVNLQLVRRLGESGSLQLMVREQGSTVDSPRELALDNWLKGADEPDPIRSLGIRPWRPAMPPILAELDPKGPAHAAGLKTGDRLLALDGQPVGDWQQVVDSVRVRPDSKIVLRVERDGAPIDVPVTLAARGESKAPTGYLGAGVKAVDWPPEMIREVSFGPVAAIGEGARRTWTMSVLTLDSLKKMLFGELSVKNLSGPITIAKVAGASAQSGVADFLNFLAYLSISLGVLNLLPIPVLDGGHLLFYLIEWARGRPLSDRVQGWGIQIGISLVVGVMLLALVNDLGRL; this is translated from the coding sequence ATGAGCGCGCTCTATATGATTGTCGGCACCCTGGTTGCCTTGGGGGTGTTGGTCACATTTCACGAATTCGGTCATTTCTGGGTCGCGCGTCGCTGTGGCGTCAAGGTCCTGCGTTTTTCCGTGGGCTTTGGCATGCCATTGCTGCGCTGGCACGACAAGAAAGGCACCGAGTTCGTCGTAGCGGCCATCCCGCTGGGCGGCTACGTCAAGATGCTCGACGAGCGCGAAGGCGAAGTCCCGGCCGATCAGCTCGATCAATCCTTCAATCGCAAGACCGTCCGTCAGCGTATCGCCATCGTCGCGGCGGGGCCAATCGCCAACTTCCTGCTGGCCATGGTGTTTTTCTGGGGCCTGGCGATGCTGGGCAGCGAGCAGGTGCGTCCGGTCATCGGTGCGGTGGAATCGGGTAGCATTGCCGCCCGTGCCGGGCTGGGTGCCGGGCAGGAAATCGTGGCGATCGATGGAGAGCCGACGACGGGCTGGGCGGCGGTCAATCTGCAACTGGTGCGTCGCCTGGGTGAGAGCGGCTCGTTGCAATTGATGGTGCGCGAGCAGGGCTCCACGGTGGATTCACCTCGCGAACTGGCCTTGGACAACTGGCTCAAGGGCGCCGACGAGCCGGATCCGATCCGGTCCCTGGGGATCCGGCCATGGCGTCCGGCGATGCCGCCAATACTTGCCGAGCTCGATCCGAAAGGCCCGGCCCATGCTGCCGGCCTGAAGACCGGCGATCGGTTGCTGGCACTCGACGGCCAGCCGGTCGGTGACTGGCAACAGGTGGTCGATTCAGTTCGCGTACGTCCCGATAGCAAGATTGTGCTGCGCGTCGAGCGCGACGGTGCTCCAATCGATGTCCCGGTGACCCTGGCCGCCCGTGGCGAGAGCAAGGCGCCGACCGGTTACCTGGGGGCGGGCGTCAAGGCAGTGGACTGGCCGCCGGAAATGATTCGCGAGGTCAGTTTCGGCCCCGTGGCGGCGATTGGCGAGGGTGCGCGTCGTACCTGGACCATGAGTGTCCTGACGCTGGACTCGCTCAAGAAAATGTTGTTCGGCGAGCTCTCGGTAAAAAACTTGAGTGGACCGATAACCATTGCTAAAGTGGCGGGCGCTTCTGCCCAGTCGGGCGTCGCTGATTTCCTGAATTTCCTTGCTTATCTGAGCATTAGCCTGGGGGTTCTGAATTTGCTGCCCATCCCGGTACTGGATGGGGGGCATCTGCTGTTTTATCTGATCGAGTGGGCGCGTGGTCGTCCCTTGTCGGATCGGGTGCAGGGTTGGGGGATACAGATCGGTATCAGCTTGGTGGTCGGGGTCATGTTGCTTGCCCTCGTCAACGATCTGGGCCGTCTGTAA
- the ispC gene encoding 1-deoxy-D-xylulose-5-phosphate reductoisomerase, which produces MSRPQQITVLGATGSIGLSTLDVIGRHPERYQVFALSGFTRLSELLALCIRHTPRFAVVPEADAARALQDDLRAAGLQTRVLVGEEGLCQVASDPEVDAVMAAIVGAAGLRPTLAAVEAGKKILLANKEALVMSGALFMQAVRKSGSVLLPIDSEHNAIFQCMPQDFSRGLGAVGVRRILLTASGGPFRQTPLEELVHVSPEQACAHPNWSMGRKISVDSASMMNKGLELIEACWLFDAKPSQVEVVIHPQSVIHSLVDYVDGSVLAQLGNPDMRTPIANALAWPERIDSGVAPLDLFAIARLDFQAPDEQRFPCLRLARQAAEAGNSAPAMLNAANEVAVAAFLDGRVRYLEIASIIEEVLNLEAVVSVNDLDTVFTADARARELAGQWLQRHGR; this is translated from the coding sequence GTGAGTCGCCCCCAGCAGATTACAGTCCTTGGCGCGACCGGTTCGATCGGCCTGAGTACGCTCGATGTCATCGGCCGGCACCCGGAGCGGTACCAGGTGTTCGCCCTCAGTGGCTTCACGCGCTTGAGTGAATTGCTGGCATTGTGCATACGCCACACGCCGAGGTTTGCCGTGGTGCCTGAGGCCGATGCGGCGCGGGCATTGCAGGACGATCTGCGCGCCGCTGGCCTGCAAACCCGTGTGCTGGTGGGGGAGGAGGGGCTCTGCCAAGTGGCGTCCGACCCCGAGGTCGACGCCGTGATGGCGGCAATTGTCGGTGCGGCAGGCTTGCGTCCGACGCTGGCGGCGGTGGAGGCCGGCAAGAAGATCCTGCTGGCCAACAAAGAAGCGCTGGTGATGTCCGGCGCGCTCTTCATGCAGGCTGTGCGTAAAAGTGGCTCGGTGTTGCTGCCCATCGACAGCGAGCACAATGCGATTTTTCAATGCATGCCGCAGGATTTTTCCCGAGGCCTCGGCGCGGTAGGGGTTCGGCGGATTTTGCTGACAGCCTCCGGTGGTCCGTTCCGGCAGACACCGCTGGAAGAATTGGTGCATGTTTCACCCGAGCAGGCCTGTGCGCACCCGAACTGGTCCATGGGGCGCAAGATTTCCGTGGATTCGGCCAGCATGATGAACAAGGGGTTGGAGCTGATCGAGGCCTGCTGGCTGTTCGATGCCAAGCCATCCCAGGTCGAGGTGGTGATTCATCCCCAGAGCGTGATTCACTCCCTGGTGGACTACGTCGACGGTTCGGTGCTGGCCCAGTTGGGCAATCCGGACATGCGCACGCCGATCGCCAATGCCCTGGCCTGGCCGGAGCGCATCGATTCGGGCGTTGCGCCGCTGGACCTGTTCGCCATCGCTCGCCTGGATTTCCAGGCGCCCGATGAGCAGCGCTTCCCCTGCCTGCGCCTGGCGCGCCAGGCGGCCGAGGCGGGCAACAGTGCCCCGGCCATGCTTAACGCCGCCAACGAAGTGGCGGTTGCAGCGTTTCTCGATGGACGTGTCCGTTACCTCGAGATCGCGAGTATCATCGAGGAAGTCTTGAATCTCGAGGCCGTGGTTTCGGTCAATGACCTCGATACGGTGTTTACGGCCGATGCCAGGGCTCGTGAGTTGGCGGGCCAATGGCTGCAGCGCCACGGGCGTTGA